The following are encoded together in the Microcaecilia unicolor chromosome 12, aMicUni1.1, whole genome shotgun sequence genome:
- the GJC1 gene encoding gap junction gamma-1 protein yields the protein MSWSFLTRLLEEIHNHSTFVGKIWLTVLIVFRIVLTVVGGESIYYDEQSKFVCNTEQPGCENVCYDAFAPLSHVRFWVFQIILVSAPSVMYLGYAIHKITLMTDHSEEEKLRSKAYSLRFKQHRAVEDAEEDDEEDPMLYPEVELEQEQENQSGTKVKHDGRRQIRADGLMKMYVVQLLLRTVFEIAFLIGQYFLYGFKVKPHYVCSTWPCPHKVDCFISRPSEKTIFLFIMYGVSCLCLLLNVWEMVHLGFGTIRDTLNKKKKALEDSATYNYPLTWNTPSAPPGYNIAIKPEQMQYTELSNAKMVYKQNKANIAQEQQYESNDKIPVSFENMQREIKVAHERRDKAIQVYSNQNNSNGSRVKKSKAGSKKSTASSKSGDGKISVWI from the coding sequence ATGAGCTGGAGCTTCTTGACTCGTCTTCTAGAAGAAATCCACAATCACTCAACATTTGTTGGCAAAATCTGGCTGACTGTCTTGATTGTTTTTCGGATTGTCCTCACTGTTGTTGGAGGTGAATCTATATATTATGATGAACAAAGCAAGTTTGTATGCAACACAGAGCAACCTGGCTGTGAAAATGTTTGTTATGATGCCTTTGCTCCACTTTCCCATGTAAGATTCTGGGTGTTCCAGATTATTCTTGTATCTGCACCTTCTGTTATGTATTTAGGCTATGCAATTCATAAAATCACCTTGATGACTGACCACAGTGAAGAAGAGAAACTAAGAAGCAAAGCATATTCTCTCCGCTTCAAACAGCATCGTGCTGTAGAAGATGCTGAGGAGGATGATGAGGAAGATCCCATGTTGTACCCTGAGGTAGAATTGGAACAGGAGCAAGAAAACCAAAGTGGGACCAAAGTGAAACATGATGGCAGGAGACAAATACGAGCAGATGGGCTTATGAAAATGTATGTTGTACAACTTCTACTCAGGACTGTTTTTGAAATTGCTTTTCTTATTGGCCAATATTTTCTGTATGGATTTAAAGTCAAACCACATTATGTTTGCAGTACGTGGCCATGCCCTCATAAGGTAGATTGTTTTATCTCTAGGCCAAGTGAAAAGACCATTTTTCTGTTCATTATGTATGGTGTAAGTTGCCTGTGCTTGCTTCTGAACGTTTGGGAAATGGTACACTTAGGATTTGGAACAATCCGAGACAcattaaataagaaaaagaaagcactaGAGGACTCGGCTACTTATAATTACCCTTTAACTTGGAATACACCATCTGCTCCTCCCGGTTATAACATTGCCATTAAGCCAGAACAGATGCAGTACACTGAACTGTCCAATGCCAAAATGGTCtacaaacagaacaaagccaACATAGCTCAGGAGCAGCAGTACGAAAGCAATGATAAGATTCCAGTCAGCTTTGAGAACATGCAGAGGGAAATCAAAGTGGCTCATGAACGCAGAGACAAAGCAATTCAAGTATACAGTAACCAAAACAATTCCAATGGCTCCAGGGTGAAGAAATCCAAAGCAGGCTCAAAGAAAAGTACTGCCAGCagtaaatcaggagatgggaaaATCTCAGTATGGATTTAA